Proteins from a single region of Platichthys flesus chromosome 16, fPlaFle2.1, whole genome shotgun sequence:
- the LOC133971333 gene encoding adhesion G protein-coupled receptor E1 isoform X1 codes for MAGRWNLMILALCLSVFTVLSTAPCPKGFFLKKQKCFDIDECAVDDDYPDGPCGDNTVCTNTNGSFYCQCEEGFRSSGDVDFSADSHVTCRDIDECSGVKDICEPNADCYNSIPFYSCICKDGYISTPRVEKFIHGDNVTCIDIVECEENNYCGQHATCINTIGSHLCVCNAGFETKSGKSNFTDGQEKCEDICVIDQTICGNGTCHHGAGGHYCVCHAGFTNYGVKGSRCSAFNCEDFKDMNDLIGKFNGAHDLVVHLEKTCLKLTESNNLSGEKLLRWLLSVIDELLSGGAFNDNRKVSTFLHIVESTLGLIGPLIQTPGTNMSSKHTEVELWVHKGAELPRGAVTASSNETRLDMQMETAAGDPSDYPGFATLSLLSYGNLEDSADGFFGEMKPPENHSFKINSKVVTVTVSNRNTSYLDPPVKLTFNHLSEVQRKEKLNETSHCVFWNSSLDGGAWSPHGCTVVESNPKYTVCSCTHLSSFAVLMALYDVKHKFELQLITWVGLPLSLICLFACILTFSLIRSIKSTRTTIHLHLCISLFISILIFLAGISRTENRAGCVVVAGLLHFFFLAAFCWMCLEGIQLFRMVVLVFNTHFKTLYMMAGGYGVPAVIVTISALANPKGYGTETYCWLNLEFISSFLGPVCVIIAVNIFFFLITVWKLAQKFSSLNPDLDNLQKIKAFTITAVAQLCVLGTMWIFGCFQFEESTIVLSYLFTIFGSLQGVMLFVMHCLCTKQVREEYRNILQRCCAPQKKKYSEFSYSNSSKPHASKSSQDTGESQI; via the exons ATGGCGGGCAGGTGGAACCTCATGATATTGG ctCTGTGCCTCTCTGTATTCACGGTTCTGTCCACAGCACCATGTCCCAAGGGATTTTTTCTCAAGAAGCAGAAATGCTTTG ATATTGATGAATGTGCAGTGGACGATGATTATCCAGATGGACCCTGTGGAGATAATACTGTCTGTACCAACACCAACGGCAGCTTCTACTGCCAATGTGAAGAAGGTTTCAGATCATCAGGTGATGTGGATTTTTCCGCTGACTCACATGTGACCTGCAGAG ATATCGATGAGTGTTCGGGAGTCAAAGACATCTGTGAACCTAATGCCGACTGTTACAACTCAATTCCATTTTACTCCTGCATCTGTAAAGATGGATACATCTCCACCCCAAGAGTGGAGAAGTTTATTCATGGTGACAACGTGACATGTATCG ATATTGTTGAATGTGAAGAGAACAACTATTGTGGTCAACATGCGACGTGCATCAACACGATCGGCAGCCATCTTTGTGTCTGCAACGCTGGCTTTGAAACAAAATCTGGCAAATCAAACTTCACCGATGGTCAGGAGAAATGTGAAG ACATTTGTGTGATTGATCAGACAATCTGTGGAAATGGAACCTGCCACCACGGAGCCGGCGGCCATTACTGTGTGTGCCACGCGGGGTTCACTAACTATGGCGTCAAAGGTTCTCGGTGCTCTG cGTTCAACTGTGAGGATTTCAAAGATATGAACGATCTGATAGGG AAATTCAACGGTGCACATGACCTCGTGGTGCATTTGGAAAAGACTTGCTTGAAGCTCACAGAGAGCAACAACCTCTCTGGAGAAAAGCTCTTAAGG tggctgctgTCTGTGATTGACGAGCTCTTGTCCGGTGGAGCCTTCAATGATAACAGGAAAGTCTCCACCTTTCTGCACATTGTGGAGTCCACCCTGGGGCTGATCGGACCCCTCATACAGACCCCGGGGACAAATATGTCCTCCAAGCACACAG AGGTGGAGCTGTGGGTACATAAAGGGGCAGAGCTACCCAGGGGGGCTGTGACGGCATCATCCAATGAAACTCGGCTGGACATGCAGATGGAGACAGCTGCAGGAGATCCCTCCGATTACCCTG GCTTTGCAACGCTCTCCTTGCTGAGCTACGGGAACCTGGAGGACTCTGCAGACGGCTTCTTTGGTGAGATGAAACCCCCGGAGAACCACAGCTTCAAGATCAACTCCAAGGTGGTGACCGTCACCGTcagcaacagaaacacaagctaCCTCGACCCGCCGGTCAAACTGACCTTCAACCACCTGAGTGAGgtacagaggaaagaaaag TTAAATGAAACCAGCCACTGTGTCTTCTGGAATTCCTCATTGGATGGAGGGGCGTGGTCTCCTCATGGCTGCACAGTGGTGGAGTCCAATCCAAAATACACTGTGTGTTCCTGCACCCACCTGAGCAGCTTTGCCGTGCTCATGGCACTCTACGACGTGAAG cATAAGTTTGAGTTGCAACTCATCACCTGGGTGGGTCTGCCCCTTTCGCTTATTTGCCTGTTCGCGTGCATCCTGACGTTCTCGCTGATCCGCTCCATCAAGAGCACAAGAACCAccatccacctccacctctgcatcagcctcttcatctccatcctcatcttcctcgcAGGCATCTCTCGCACGGAGAACCGG GCTGGCTGTGTAGTGGTTGCAGGGCTGCTGCATTTCTTTTTCCTGGCAGCATTTTGCTGGATGTGTCTGGAGGGCATCCAACTCTTCCGGATGGTGGTGCTGGTCTTCAACACCCACTTCAAAACCTTGTACATGATGGCAGGTGGCTATGGAGTCCCAGCTGTGATTGTCACCATCTCTGCCTTAGCTAATCCCAAAGGTTACGGCACTGAGACATA TTGTTGGTTGAACCTGGAGTTCATTTCGAGTTTCCTGGGCCCTGTCTGTGTGATCATCGCT GTCaacatcttcttctttctcatcACAGTCTGGAAGTTGGCACAGAAGTTCTCGAGTTTAAACCCTGACCTGGAcaatttgcagaaaataaa GGCATTCACTATTACTGCAGTGGCTCAGCTGTGCGTGTTGGGCACCATGTGGATCTTTGGATGTTTCCAGTTCGAAGAGAGCACCATAGTTCTGTCTTACCTGTTCACCATCTTTGGCAGCCTTCAGGGGGTGATGCTCTTCGTCATGCACTGTCTGTGTACCAAACAG GTCAGGGAAGAATACAGAAACATCCTACAAAGGTGCTGTGCACCCCAGAAGAAGAAATACTCAGAGTTCAGCTACTCCAACTCCAGCAAACCACAT GCGTCCAAGAGCTCCCAGGACACGGGAGAGTCTCAGATCTGA
- the LOC133971333 gene encoding adhesion G protein-coupled receptor E1 isoform X2, whose amino-acid sequence MAGRWNLMILALCLSVFTVLSTAPCPKGFFLKKQKCFDIDECAVDDDYPDGPCGDNTVCTNTNGSFYCQCEEGFRSSGDVDFSADSHVTCRDIDECSGVKDICEPNADCYNSIPFYSCICKDGYISTPRVEKFIHGDNVTCIDIVECEENNYCGQHATCINTIGSHLCVCNAGFETKSGKSNFTDGQEKCEDICVIDQTICGNGTCHHGAGGHYCVCHAGFTNYGVKGSRCSAFNCEDFKDMNDLIGKFNGAHDLVVHLEKTCLKLTESNNLSGEKLLRWLLSVIDELLSGGAFNDNRKVSTFLHIVESTLGLIGPLIQTPGTNMSSKHTEVELWVHKGAELPRGAVTASSNETRLDMQMETAAGDPSDYPGFATLSLLSYGNLEDSADGFFGEMKPPENHSFKINSKVVTVTVSNRNTSYLDPPVKLTFNHLSELNETSHCVFWNSSLDGGAWSPHGCTVVESNPKYTVCSCTHLSSFAVLMALYDVKHKFELQLITWVGLPLSLICLFACILTFSLIRSIKSTRTTIHLHLCISLFISILIFLAGISRTENRAGCVVVAGLLHFFFLAAFCWMCLEGIQLFRMVVLVFNTHFKTLYMMAGGYGVPAVIVTISALANPKGYGTETYCWLNLEFISSFLGPVCVIIAVNIFFFLITVWKLAQKFSSLNPDLDNLQKIKAFTITAVAQLCVLGTMWIFGCFQFEESTIVLSYLFTIFGSLQGVMLFVMHCLCTKQVREEYRNILQRCCAPQKKKYSEFSYSNSSKPHASKSSQDTGESQI is encoded by the exons ATGGCGGGCAGGTGGAACCTCATGATATTGG ctCTGTGCCTCTCTGTATTCACGGTTCTGTCCACAGCACCATGTCCCAAGGGATTTTTTCTCAAGAAGCAGAAATGCTTTG ATATTGATGAATGTGCAGTGGACGATGATTATCCAGATGGACCCTGTGGAGATAATACTGTCTGTACCAACACCAACGGCAGCTTCTACTGCCAATGTGAAGAAGGTTTCAGATCATCAGGTGATGTGGATTTTTCCGCTGACTCACATGTGACCTGCAGAG ATATCGATGAGTGTTCGGGAGTCAAAGACATCTGTGAACCTAATGCCGACTGTTACAACTCAATTCCATTTTACTCCTGCATCTGTAAAGATGGATACATCTCCACCCCAAGAGTGGAGAAGTTTATTCATGGTGACAACGTGACATGTATCG ATATTGTTGAATGTGAAGAGAACAACTATTGTGGTCAACATGCGACGTGCATCAACACGATCGGCAGCCATCTTTGTGTCTGCAACGCTGGCTTTGAAACAAAATCTGGCAAATCAAACTTCACCGATGGTCAGGAGAAATGTGAAG ACATTTGTGTGATTGATCAGACAATCTGTGGAAATGGAACCTGCCACCACGGAGCCGGCGGCCATTACTGTGTGTGCCACGCGGGGTTCACTAACTATGGCGTCAAAGGTTCTCGGTGCTCTG cGTTCAACTGTGAGGATTTCAAAGATATGAACGATCTGATAGGG AAATTCAACGGTGCACATGACCTCGTGGTGCATTTGGAAAAGACTTGCTTGAAGCTCACAGAGAGCAACAACCTCTCTGGAGAAAAGCTCTTAAGG tggctgctgTCTGTGATTGACGAGCTCTTGTCCGGTGGAGCCTTCAATGATAACAGGAAAGTCTCCACCTTTCTGCACATTGTGGAGTCCACCCTGGGGCTGATCGGACCCCTCATACAGACCCCGGGGACAAATATGTCCTCCAAGCACACAG AGGTGGAGCTGTGGGTACATAAAGGGGCAGAGCTACCCAGGGGGGCTGTGACGGCATCATCCAATGAAACTCGGCTGGACATGCAGATGGAGACAGCTGCAGGAGATCCCTCCGATTACCCTG GCTTTGCAACGCTCTCCTTGCTGAGCTACGGGAACCTGGAGGACTCTGCAGACGGCTTCTTTGGTGAGATGAAACCCCCGGAGAACCACAGCTTCAAGATCAACTCCAAGGTGGTGACCGTCACCGTcagcaacagaaacacaagctaCCTCGACCCGCCGGTCAAACTGACCTTCAACCACCTGAGTGAG TTAAATGAAACCAGCCACTGTGTCTTCTGGAATTCCTCATTGGATGGAGGGGCGTGGTCTCCTCATGGCTGCACAGTGGTGGAGTCCAATCCAAAATACACTGTGTGTTCCTGCACCCACCTGAGCAGCTTTGCCGTGCTCATGGCACTCTACGACGTGAAG cATAAGTTTGAGTTGCAACTCATCACCTGGGTGGGTCTGCCCCTTTCGCTTATTTGCCTGTTCGCGTGCATCCTGACGTTCTCGCTGATCCGCTCCATCAAGAGCACAAGAACCAccatccacctccacctctgcatcagcctcttcatctccatcctcatcttcctcgcAGGCATCTCTCGCACGGAGAACCGG GCTGGCTGTGTAGTGGTTGCAGGGCTGCTGCATTTCTTTTTCCTGGCAGCATTTTGCTGGATGTGTCTGGAGGGCATCCAACTCTTCCGGATGGTGGTGCTGGTCTTCAACACCCACTTCAAAACCTTGTACATGATGGCAGGTGGCTATGGAGTCCCAGCTGTGATTGTCACCATCTCTGCCTTAGCTAATCCCAAAGGTTACGGCACTGAGACATA TTGTTGGTTGAACCTGGAGTTCATTTCGAGTTTCCTGGGCCCTGTCTGTGTGATCATCGCT GTCaacatcttcttctttctcatcACAGTCTGGAAGTTGGCACAGAAGTTCTCGAGTTTAAACCCTGACCTGGAcaatttgcagaaaataaa GGCATTCACTATTACTGCAGTGGCTCAGCTGTGCGTGTTGGGCACCATGTGGATCTTTGGATGTTTCCAGTTCGAAGAGAGCACCATAGTTCTGTCTTACCTGTTCACCATCTTTGGCAGCCTTCAGGGGGTGATGCTCTTCGTCATGCACTGTCTGTGTACCAAACAG GTCAGGGAAGAATACAGAAACATCCTACAAAGGTGCTGTGCACCCCAGAAGAAGAAATACTCAGAGTTCAGCTACTCCAACTCCAGCAAACCACAT GCGTCCAAGAGCTCCCAGGACACGGGAGAGTCTCAGATCTGA